From a region of the Desulfovibrio sp. genome:
- a CDS encoding aspartate-semialdehyde dehydrogenase, whose amino-acid sequence MSKKLTVAVVGATGAVGREMLKTLHERDFPATEIRAFASARSAGTKVPFGDKELTVQELKEDVFEGIDLAIFSAGGSTSQKFAPHAAHAGCVVVDNSAAWRMDDRCPLVVPEVNAHALEGHKGIIANPNCSTIQMLVVLKPLHDAAKIKRVVVSTYQAVSGTGQKGIEELERQVRDLFNGRDPECNTYPYRIAFNALPHIDIFLENDYTKEEMKMVHETVKMLEDPSVKVTATCVRVPVFYCHAESVNIETEKKITAKEARVMLSQAPGVRVVDNPRELMYPMPSYCVGEDDTYVGRIREDETIENGLNMWIVADNVRKGAALNAVQIGEELIKRGLLRVTDKNVFLK is encoded by the coding sequence ATGAGCAAGAAGCTGACTGTAGCCGTTGTAGGCGCCACAGGCGCCGTAGGCCGTGAAATGCTCAAGACCCTGCACGAAAGGGACTTTCCCGCCACCGAAATACGCGCTTTTGCGTCTGCCCGTTCTGCGGGCACCAAAGTGCCTTTTGGTGACAAAGAGCTTACCGTGCAAGAGCTTAAAGAAGATGTCTTTGAGGGCATTGATTTGGCCATTTTTTCCGCCGGCGGCAGCACTTCGCAAAAATTCGCCCCGCATGCGGCCCACGCAGGTTGCGTGGTGGTGGACAACTCTGCCGCATGGCGCATGGACGACCGCTGCCCCCTGGTTGTGCCCGAGGTAAACGCCCACGCCCTTGAAGGGCACAAAGGCATCATTGCCAACCCCAACTGCTCCACCATCCAGATGCTGGTGGTGCTGAAGCCGCTGCACGACGCCGCCAAGATCAAGCGCGTTGTGGTTTCGACCTATCAGGCGGTTTCCGGTACCGGCCAAAAAGGTATTGAAGAGCTGGAACGTCAGGTGCGCGACCTGTTCAATGGCCGCGACCCCGAATGTAATACCTATCCCTACCGCATCGCCTTTAACGCGTTGCCGCATATCGATATCTTCCTTGAAAATGACTACACCAAGGAAGAAATGAAGATGGTTCACGAAACCGTCAAAATGCTTGAAGATCCTTCGGTCAAGGTTACGGCCACCTGTGTGCGCGTGCCGGTGTTTTACTGCCACGCCGAATCGGTCAACATCGAAACCGAAAAGAAAATCACCGCCAAGGAAGCCCGCGTCATGCTTTCGCAGGCTCCCGGTGTGCGTGTGGTCGACAACCCGCGTGAGCTCATGTACCCCATGCCCTCTTATTGCGTGGGCGAAGACGACACCTACGTGGGCCGCATCCGCGAGGACGAAACCATCGAAAACGGCCTGAACATGTGGATCGTGGCCGACAACGTGCGCAAGGGCGCTGCCCTCAACGCCGTGCAGATCGGTGAAGAACTGATCAAGCGCGGCCTGCTGCGCGTGACCGACAAAAACGTCTTCCTGAAGTAA
- a CDS encoding aminotransferase class IV yields the protein MDAETYLKALLAAPRPGSEQVLAFYDHRVGHICTDAHLLLLPLDDHICHRGDGLFESICFRQRTIFGLDAHLARLVDGAAALSITPPCDWQDVRQRIIDVALAAGVDNGDLRVFLSRGPGGFGISPAECPQAGLYIVALKKTLPTEALYAKGFTAFTSSIPPKQEYLARIKNTNYLPNVFMAMEARQKSMDVAVTFDENNIMGEAAVANVGLVDGQGRLLCPEIRRILPGTTLLAAMEIAAERMPVVQMPIPKAAIATAREMLLFTSSTLCVGITHFDGKPVGQGAQAGKPGPVALWLKDVLLDYMLKKGAHI from the coding sequence GTGGACGCTGAAACATATCTCAAGGCCCTGCTAGCCGCGCCCCGTCCGGGGTCGGAGCAGGTTCTCGCCTTTTATGACCACCGCGTGGGGCACATCTGCACCGATGCGCACCTTTTGCTGCTGCCCCTCGACGACCACATCTGTCACCGTGGCGACGGCCTGTTTGAAAGCATCTGTTTTCGTCAGCGCACAATTTTCGGGCTCGATGCCCACCTTGCCCGCCTGGTGGACGGCGCGGCGGCCCTTTCCATCACGCCGCCCTGCGACTGGCAGGACGTGCGCCAGCGCATTATAGACGTTGCCCTTGCCGCTGGAGTGGACAACGGCGACCTGCGCGTTTTTCTGAGCCGTGGCCCAGGCGGTTTTGGCATTTCGCCCGCCGAATGCCCGCAAGCCGGGCTGTACATTGTGGCGCTCAAGAAAACCCTGCCCACCGAAGCCCTGTACGCCAAAGGGTTTACGGCCTTTACCAGCTCCATCCCGCCCAAGCAGGAATATCTGGCCCGCATCAAGAACACCAACTACCTGCCCAATGTCTTCATGGCCATGGAAGCCCGCCAAAAGAGCATGGATGTGGCCGTAACCTTTGACGAAAACAACATCATGGGCGAGGCCGCCGTGGCCAATGTGGGCCTTGTGGACGGCCAGGGCCGCCTGCTATGCCCCGAAATCAGGCGCATTCTGCCCGGCACCACCCTGCTGGCAGCCATGGAAATTGCCGCCGAGCGCATGCCCGTGGTGCAGATGCCCATTCCCAAGGCGGCCATTGCCACGGCGCGCGAAATGCTGCTCTTCACCAGCTCCACCCTTTGCGTGGGCATTACCCATTTTGACGGCAAGCCCGTTGGACAGGGTGCGCAGGCTGGCAAACCCGGTCCCGTGGCTCTGTGGCTCAAGGATGTGCTTTTGGACTACATGCTGAAAAAAGGCGCTCATATCTGA
- a CDS encoding ATP-binding protein encodes MKCKICKAEAVVALRSHNAAFCPDCYKDFFARQVERGIEGQKLFTRDERVLVALSGGKDSLALMLELSRQGYNVTGLHIDLGIPVSSAAARGVVERFCTKHGLKLMIKEMVAEGLPIPLVKERLNRPICSACGKIKRHFFNKVALDEGFDALATGHNLDDEVARLFSNTLRWDTSYLSDQGPRLESEHGFSRKVKPLWRLSEFETANYAFLMGIENHYAPCPYSPGASFTTLKGLMQNLEFAMPGRKLDFYQGFLVRGRPVFARREAEVGVELAPCTECGYPTSSGDRCGVCRIRSALADQG; translated from the coding sequence ATGAAATGTAAAATCTGCAAGGCAGAAGCCGTAGTGGCACTTCGCAGCCACAACGCCGCCTTTTGCCCCGACTGTTACAAGGACTTTTTTGCCCGCCAGGTTGAACGCGGCATCGAAGGCCAAAAGCTGTTCACCCGAGACGAGCGTGTTCTGGTGGCCCTTTCTGGCGGCAAGGATTCGCTGGCCCTTATGCTTGAGCTTTCGCGTCAGGGTTACAACGTTACCGGTCTGCATATCGATCTGGGTATTCCGGTTTCTTCCGCCGCCGCGCGTGGCGTGGTTGAGCGCTTTTGCACCAAGCACGGCCTCAAGCTCATGATCAAGGAAATGGTCGCCGAGGGCCTGCCCATTCCGCTGGTCAAGGAGCGCCTGAACCGCCCCATCTGTTCTGCCTGCGGCAAGATCAAGCGCCACTTTTTCAACAAGGTTGCCCTGGATGAGGGATTTGACGCCCTTGCCACCGGTCACAATCTTGACGACGAAGTGGCCCGCCTTTTCAGCAATACCCTGCGCTGGGACACCTCGTATCTTTCCGATCAGGGCCCGCGCCTTGAAAGCGAGCACGGCTTTTCGCGCAAGGTCAAACCCCTGTGGCGGCTCTCTGAATTTGAAACCGCCAACTATGCCTTTCTGATGGGCATAGAAAACCACTACGCCCCCTGCCCATACAGCCCCGGTGCCAGCTTCACCACGCTCAAGGGGCTGATGCAGAATCTCGAATTCGCCATGCCTGGCCGCAAGCTCGATTTCTACCAGGGCTTTCTTGTACGAGGCCGGCCCGTTTTTGCCCGCCGCGAAGCCGAGGTGGGCGTGGAGCTGGCCCCCTGCACAGAGTGCGGCTATCCCACCTCTTCCGGCGACCGCTGCGGCGTATGCCGTATCCGTTCTGCTCTGGCCGATCAGGGCTAG
- a CDS encoding diguanylate cyclase produces the protein MGNRHFFINAALFCSVLLCLLNLGMQPAYAATPRTVRVGLNPLAQFTRIENEKPSGYLPDHLEQLARYTGWNIKYVVLENWTACQHALDTGKIDLAAPALHSAERAQRYLYCAYPAGTSYTAILAPNDSPVIYDDLEALAKLRVGVVPNPIWISDFATFMKQRGAAMPTMVEYSSRENVREAMRKGEVDATLDSVLALQNSEKILAKCKLTPFYYITSPKNTQLMQELELAMVQLKMEQPDLEYRLGRQYLPRMYHTPLTRSELAYIAQLPALRVGYDPDRKPYSWKDPATGTVRGILPDMLRDAATRSGLEFSFTPYRSPSPNFVDSFTKNDLDMALGSFPASALHACKNYRLTAPLARANLNIFSKPDATLTQLSTFVLAVPATLHKGSTYASNMFPYATIRLLPNEEACLTVASRREVDAILGSSMVVNNLTNSPRFSEFNPVTGYTDIEEARLAMRPDMPEVLQGILNNLLLTIDEKNRTQIISSNIAAATTPPTLADIVYEHRSLLIVIAELLIFVSALVAYALYLRRKSIYNQIASDQRLAHIADNINGGVISISSQPPLRILDANNGFWQLLGYDADKPQTSNFIELLHAEDTKKLLDTIAEPHEGPRTTTLELRLRHKTGIWLPLLLRGTFSENTAVSASIDCVVVDITEQKRMQEELEQEKERYRILLEQSQDIFFDVDTEKRQFRCSPNFLLKFGREATPLFNEKGRPNNRQIVHPEDLPALNELRRRIRSGKPTAFAVMRIPTAEGRYIWCRVQATRISKPDTPLRLVGKIVDIDEEVRRRAELERRTQRDNLTDLLNKTAFREKICAAMPVRPQGEKTDALLFLDLDNFKLINDTFGHVKGDAALLTASDVLKRVFRNADAVGRFGGDEFCVFVRDITREALEERAEALLAGLHTFVEQDGQRVEITTSIGIYLFDGTEASYDLALHRADNAQYHAKQAGKNCYRFYDEVPDPWMSEMDDDGSNLANEESSR, from the coding sequence ATGGGCAACAGGCACTTTTTCATCAATGCAGCCCTGTTCTGCTCTGTTTTGCTGTGCCTGCTCAACCTGGGCATGCAGCCAGCCTACGCTGCCACGCCGCGCACCGTGCGCGTTGGCCTGAATCCTCTTGCGCAGTTCACGCGCATAGAAAACGAAAAACCCTCAGGCTACCTTCCAGACCATCTGGAACAACTTGCCCGCTATACCGGCTGGAACATCAAATACGTTGTTCTTGAAAACTGGACCGCCTGCCAGCATGCACTTGATACTGGCAAAATTGACCTTGCCGCGCCAGCCCTGCACTCTGCCGAACGCGCCCAACGCTATCTTTACTGCGCCTATCCGGCTGGCACCTCGTACACGGCCATTCTGGCCCCCAACGATTCGCCAGTCATTTACGATGACCTCGAGGCCCTCGCAAAGCTGCGCGTGGGTGTTGTTCCCAACCCCATATGGATCAGTGATTTTGCCACATTCATGAAGCAGCGCGGCGCTGCCATGCCCACAATGGTGGAATACTCTAGCAGGGAAAACGTGCGCGAGGCTATGCGCAAAGGAGAGGTAGACGCCACTCTGGACAGCGTCCTGGCACTGCAAAACAGCGAGAAAATTCTGGCAAAATGTAAGCTTACACCTTTTTATTACATTACTTCGCCAAAAAATACACAGCTCATGCAAGAACTTGAGCTGGCCATGGTGCAGCTCAAGATGGAGCAGCCCGATCTGGAATACAGGCTGGGGCGTCAGTACCTGCCGCGTATGTACCACACGCCGCTGACACGCTCGGAGCTTGCTTATATCGCGCAGCTGCCTGCCCTGCGCGTGGGCTACGACCCTGACCGCAAACCCTATTCGTGGAAAGATCCCGCCACAGGCACAGTCAGAGGTATTTTGCCCGACATGCTTCGCGATGCGGCCACACGCAGCGGGCTGGAATTTTCTTTTACGCCCTACCGCTCGCCTTCACCCAATTTTGTGGATTCCTTTACAAAAAACGATCTGGATATGGCGCTCGGATCCTTTCCTGCCAGTGCCCTGCACGCTTGCAAAAATTATCGCCTTACCGCACCGCTGGCCCGCGCCAATCTAAACATATTTTCCAAACCAGATGCCACTCTGACCCAGCTGTCAACATTTGTGCTGGCTGTTCCAGCCACGTTACACAAGGGCTCCACCTATGCCTCCAATATGTTTCCCTATGCCACCATTCGCCTGTTGCCTAATGAAGAAGCGTGCCTGACCGTTGCAAGCCGACGTGAGGTAGATGCCATACTTGGCAGCTCCATGGTGGTCAACAATCTCACCAATTCACCGCGCTTCAGCGAATTCAACCCGGTTACAGGCTATACGGATATTGAAGAAGCCCGCCTGGCCATGCGGCCAGATATGCCGGAAGTGCTGCAGGGGATTCTCAACAACCTGCTGCTGACCATTGACGAAAAAAACAGAACACAAATCATTTCGAGCAACATTGCGGCGGCAACCACGCCCCCCACGCTGGCCGATATTGTTTATGAACACCGCTCGCTGCTCATCGTCATAGCCGAACTGTTGATTTTTGTCTCGGCCCTGGTGGCCTACGCCCTGTATCTGCGCCGCAAGAGCATATATAATCAGATTGCCAGCGACCAACGCCTTGCCCACATTGCCGACAATATCAACGGCGGCGTCATCAGCATTTCGTCCCAGCCTCCCTTGCGCATTCTGGATGCCAACAACGGATTCTGGCAGCTGCTGGGATATGATGCCGACAAGCCCCAGACAAGCAACTTTATCGAACTGCTGCACGCCGAAGACACCAAAAAACTTTTGGACACGATTGCCGAACCCCACGAAGGCCCCAGAACAACCACCCTGGAGCTTCGCCTGAGGCACAAAACCGGCATATGGCTGCCCCTGCTGCTGCGCGGCACGTTTTCTGAGAACACGGCAGTCAGCGCTTCCATCGACTGCGTTGTGGTGGACATCACCGAGCAGAAGCGCATGCAGGAAGAACTGGAGCAGGAAAAGGAACGCTATCGCATTCTGCTTGAGCAGTCGCAGGACATCTTTTTTGACGTGGACACGGAAAAACGCCAGTTCCGCTGTTCTCCCAATTTTCTGCTCAAATTCGGCCGGGAGGCTACACCCCTTTTCAACGAAAAGGGCCGCCCAAACAACCGACAGATCGTGCACCCGGAAGACCTGCCCGCTCTCAATGAACTCCGGCGACGCATACGTAGCGGCAAACCCACGGCATTTGCCGTCATGCGCATTCCCACGGCCGAGGGACGATATATCTGGTGCCGCGTGCAGGCCACGCGCATCAGCAAGCCAGATACCCCTCTGCGGCTTGTAGGCAAGATCGTGGACATTGACGAAGAAGTGCGCAGACGCGCAGAACTTGAGCGCCGCACCCAGCGCGATAACCTCACCGACCTGCTTAACAAGACGGCCTTTCGCGAAAAGATATGCGCCGCCATGCCCGTCAGGCCGCAAGGCGAAAAGACGGATGCCCTGCTGTTCCTCGACCTTGATAACTTCAAGCTCATCAACGATACCTTCGGGCATGTCAAAGGCGATGCGGCCCTGCTGACGGCCAGCGATGTGCTCAAGCGTGTATTCCGTAATGCCGATGCCGTCGGCCGTTTTGGCGGCGACGAATTCTGCGTGTTTGTGCGCGACATAACGCGCGAGGCACTGGAAGAGAGGGCCGAAGCCCTGCTCGCCGGTCTGCACACCTTTGTGGAGCAGGACGGCCAGCGCGTGGAAATTACTACCAGCATTGGCATCTACCTGTTTGACGGCACGGAAGCCTCATACGACTTGGCACTGCACCGGGCAGACAATGCGCAGTACCATGCCAAACAGGCGGGCAAAAACTGCTACCGGTTTTATGACGAAGTTCCCGACCCCTGGATGAGCGAAATGGACGATGACGGCTCCAATCTCGCCAACGAGGAATCATCGCGCTAG
- the asnS gene encoding asparagine--tRNA ligase codes for MQRTLIIEALAAAATQPSITICGWIRTRRDAKEFSFVEINDGSCLGNMQCIVDADTTAHQQLADAATGAAVSVTGELVASPGKGQQWEIRAQSVTVFGLADPETFPLQKKRHSDEFLRTIAHLRSRTNKYGAAFRIRSEAGQAVHQFFQGRRFSWVHTPVLTGADCEGAGEMFRVTSLEPGNKDVAADFFGRQCNLTVSGQLEAEALAMGLGRVYTFGPTFRAENSNTPRHAAEFWMIEPEMAFADLQDLMELGESLTRHVIEHSLCHCEADLKLFDSFVDKGLVDRLKAMVAEPFARVSYTEAVEILQKCGKEFAFPVSFGTDLQTEHERYLAEEHFKKPVAVYDYPKEIKAFYMRQNEDGKTVAAMDMLVPRIGELIGGSQREERMDRLTARIQELGQNPEDYWWYMDLRRFGTAPHAGFGLGFERLLMMLTGITNIRDVIPFPRTPGNLEF; via the coding sequence ATGCAAAGAACCCTTATAATCGAAGCTCTTGCCGCAGCCGCGACGCAACCCTCCATTACCATTTGCGGCTGGATACGCACCCGCCGCGACGCCAAGGAATTTTCCTTTGTGGAGATCAACGACGGCTCGTGCCTCGGCAACATGCAGTGCATCGTGGACGCGGACACAACTGCCCACCAGCAACTTGCCGACGCCGCCACCGGCGCTGCAGTCAGCGTTACCGGCGAGCTTGTGGCCTCTCCCGGCAAGGGCCAGCAGTGGGAAATCCGTGCGCAGAGCGTTACGGTATTCGGCCTTGCCGATCCTGAAACCTTCCCCCTGCAGAAAAAGCGTCATTCCGATGAATTTTTGCGCACCATCGCCCACCTGCGGTCGCGCACCAACAAATACGGCGCAGCCTTCCGCATCCGTTCCGAAGCCGGGCAGGCCGTGCACCAGTTCTTTCAGGGCCGCCGCTTTTCGTGGGTACACACGCCGGTGCTCACCGGGGCAGACTGCGAGGGCGCTGGCGAAATGTTCCGCGTAACCAGCCTCGAGCCCGGCAACAAGGACGTGGCCGCCGACTTTTTTGGCCGCCAGTGCAACCTGACGGTTTCTGGCCAGCTTGAGGCCGAAGCCCTGGCCATGGGCCTTGGTCGCGTGTACACCTTTGGCCCCACCTTCCGCGCCGAAAATTCCAACACGCCGCGCCACGCCGCTGAATTCTGGATGATCGAACCGGAAATGGCCTTTGCCGACCTGCAGGACCTCATGGAACTGGGCGAAAGCCTCACCCGCCACGTGATCGAGCACTCCCTTTGCCACTGCGAAGCCGACCTCAAGCTTTTTGACAGCTTTGTGGACAAGGGCCTTGTTGACCGCCTCAAGGCCATGGTGGCCGAACCCTTTGCCCGGGTTTCCTACACCGAGGCCGTTGAAATACTGCAAAAGTGCGGCAAGGAATTTGCCTTCCCCGTTTCTTTTGGCACAGACCTGCAAACCGAGCACGAGCGCTACCTGGCCGAAGAGCACTTTAAAAAGCCCGTGGCCGTGTACGACTACCCCAAGGAAATCAAGGCGTTCTACATGCGCCAGAACGAAGACGGCAAAACCGTTGCCGCCATGGACATGCTTGTTCCGCGTATCGGCGAACTCATTGGCGGCTCGCAACGCGAGGAGCGCATGGACCGCCTGACCGCCCGCATTCAGGAGCTGGGCCAGAACCCCGAAGATTACTGGTGGTACATGGACCTGCGCCGCTTTGGCACTGCCCCCCACGCGGGCTTTGGCCTTGGGTTTGAGCGCCTGCTCATGATGCTGACCGGCATCACCAATATCCGAGACGTCATCCCCTTCCCGCGTACGCCCGGCAACCTCGAATTCTAG
- a CDS encoding glycosyltransferase — protein MRVLLIALQQTTEGPPSPTEQAQWTEAGAPMRTARLEEDHALALASAMRDGGRLAPMLLCSKNSRLHRRAAALNLPTLTAGGPVDFTRLWLWQRRHKHLVVQTFGECSMAAGRRVLVMRPPQSTLLCHAFLLRAPHADVSSGKGMLSAHKILCGSSHVRERIAKAGGFGQDDAPWRGPRNRQLPLSGDVLAHIAPGMNLEGYTPAPQWSAEAAAPDSDQHFIFCMGDALTPRSGVHVVTRAMAAMWQRRDLPRWEVRAAGGGPRFQEVLEEAESLGVQSRLCLLNEQPLHQLLQSCHAWIAPGSAPDELPETLGAGLAAHMPVICGQGDLHHQRLLAAPTAACMFEENNPQSLAEAMINIMTSEDLRRSTVREGDALRPGLGLDAFADAVCARHEAWCGELGWLEKSAHPQGTKPATDQQ, from the coding sequence ATGCGCGTTCTGCTTATTGCGCTGCAACAAACCACAGAAGGTCCGCCCTCACCCACAGAACAGGCCCAGTGGACAGAAGCGGGCGCGCCCATGCGCACGGCCCGGCTGGAAGAAGACCACGCACTTGCCCTGGCCTCTGCCATGCGCGACGGCGGCAGGCTGGCCCCCATGCTTCTGTGCTCAAAAAATTCGCGCCTGCACCGCCGCGCTGCCGCCCTCAACCTGCCCACGCTTACCGCTGGCGGCCCTGTTGACTTTACACGTCTCTGGCTCTGGCAACGGCGACACAAACACCTTGTGGTGCAGACCTTTGGCGAGTGCAGCATGGCTGCAGGCCGCCGTGTGCTTGTCATGCGCCCGCCCCAGAGCACACTGCTGTGCCACGCCTTTTTGCTGCGCGCCCCGCATGCCGACGTAAGCTCGGGCAAGGGCATGCTGTCGGCCCACAAGATTCTGTGTGGCTCAAGCCATGTGCGTGAGCGCATCGCCAAGGCAGGCGGCTTTGGTCAGGATGATGCGCCCTGGCGCGGTCCCAGAAATCGGCAGCTCCCCCTGTCGGGAGACGTGCTGGCCCATATTGCGCCGGGCATGAACCTTGAAGGGTACACGCCTGCGCCTCAATGGAGCGCAGAGGCCGCCGCACCCGACAGTGACCAGCACTTTATTTTCTGCATGGGCGACGCACTCACGCCGCGTTCGGGAGTGCACGTTGTCACCAGAGCCATGGCTGCCATGTGGCAGCGGCGCGACCTGCCCCGGTGGGAAGTACGTGCAGCCGGTGGCGGACCACGCTTTCAGGAAGTGCTTGAAGAGGCGGAATCTCTGGGCGTGCAGTCACGCCTGTGCCTGCTCAACGAGCAGCCGCTGCACCAGCTGCTGCAAAGCTGCCATGCATGGATAGCGCCCGGTTCAGCGCCGGACGAACTGCCCGAAACCCTCGGCGCAGGGTTGGCGGCCCATATGCCGGTGATCTGCGGGCAGGGCGACCTGCACCACCAGCGGCTTCTGGCCGCTCCGACAGCTGCCTGCATGTTTGAAGAAAACAATCCACAGTCGCTGGCAGAGGCCATGATCAACATCATGACTAGCGAAGACCTGCGCCGCAGCACCGTGCGGGAGGGTGACGCGCTGCGACCGGGACTGGGACTTGATGCCTTTGCCGACGCGGTTTGTGCCCGACACGAAGCATGGTGCGGGGAACTGGGCTGGCTTGAAAAAAGCGCCCACCCACAAGGCACAAAACCAGCCACAGACCAGCAATAA
- a CDS encoding DMT family transporter, whose translation MKHLLLLLAFGAGCCLPVQAGINTLLRRFLGEPMQAALVSFAVGTLALWLYSLASRHTWPPLSQLSAVPWWMWTGGVLGAIFVSCTIFLAPRLGAATMTAVMLSGQLVASVLLDHFALVGFPEHPVSPMRLVGIGLLFAGAWLVRVF comes from the coding sequence ATGAAACACCTTTTGTTACTGCTGGCCTTTGGGGCCGGCTGCTGCCTGCCCGTGCAGGCGGGCATCAATACACTGCTGCGCCGTTTTCTGGGCGAGCCAATGCAGGCCGCCCTTGTTTCATTTGCCGTGGGCACGCTGGCCCTGTGGCTGTACAGCCTTGCCTCGCGCCACACCTGGCCCCCGCTTTCGCAGCTTTCGGCTGTGCCCTGGTGGATGTGGACCGGCGGCGTGCTGGGCGCGATCTTTGTGAGCTGCACCATTTTTCTCGCCCCGCGTTTGGGCGCAGCAACCATGACAGCGGTCATGCTTTCAGGCCAACTGGTGGCCTCTGTGCTGCTTGACCATTTTGCCCTTGTGGGCTTTCCCGAGCACCCCGTTTCGCCCATGCGGCTGGTGGGCATAGGCCTGCTGTTTGCGGGCGCGTGGCTTGTGCGGGTATTCTAG